The proteins below come from a single Epinephelus moara isolate mb chromosome 19, YSFRI_EMoa_1.0, whole genome shotgun sequence genomic window:
- the nfkb2 gene encoding nuclear factor NF-kappa-B p100 subunit isoform X1, whose translation MAGALRMTEAQFINVYDNDLQMNLMQYDYIPPVDIKTEPYIPETAHGPYIQIIEEPKQRGFRFRYECEGPSHGGLPGASSEKNRRTYPTVKINNYMGHARVEVQLVTHTDPPRVHAHSLVGRHCTENGTCTLDVGPNDLTASFSNLGILHVTKKGVVDVLSRRLREERKRQKGAHYHLTEAEEHSILKEAKELGKAMDLNIVRLKFTAYLQDSNGGFTRGLKPVVSDCIYDSKSPNASNLKISRMDKTCGSVLGGDEIFLLCDKVQKDDIEIRFYEEDDEGGWEAFGDFSPTDVHKQYAIVFKTPPYHSAEIERPVTVFLQLKRKKAGDSSDPKQFTYIPQVQDKEEVLRKKQKPLPHYEPWRGGGGGGGGRGGGAGGFGGGGGAGGAGGGGGFQFNQQMNGGGGGGGTGGVFFPGGFTGFGGGAQMSGSAPQTGVTQQQTEGETGGQTGGQTGSPLQQQLFQLAAALHSRASQSARQTAAALLQYCSTGDVRVLLAIQRHLCGVQDGNGDTPLHLAIIHQQTGVIQQLIHTLLSSQQQNILNTANHLRQTPLHLAVITRQVKVVEVLLRAGADPSLLDKDGRSPLHLAALAGDNATLRPLLAHLGERHAHLVNTPDFHGLHPLHLAVRRDGERCLRLLVEGGAKINAPEQKSGNTALHLAVRENLFKVACTLITELKADVNASTFGGNTPLHLAASLGSPTLCSMLIAAGADKNVENDEPLFFSSSSDEEQDEDEPIREQEAASQPTNPRKRPAGGHTPLDLAKCQKVRNLLNSRQSPKSSRHSSKKMKPSSSEEAEASGLDEDTLSRLVEVLSVGDVPWRKLAEKLGMMTLTHLYMDSPTPCHHLLQHYQLGGGAVEGLVDALQSLGLTEGVRLLRHAELRDDKHSTDATVDSGFGSQPMEEEEEPPVANQ comes from the exons AGGGGCTTTCGTTTCCGTTATGAGTGTGAGGGTCCGTCCCATGGCGGGCTCCCAGGGGCCTCCAGCGAGAAGAACAGGAGAACCTACCCGACCGTGAAG atTAATAACTACATGGGTCACGCCCGGGTGGAGGTCCAGCTGGTGACCCACACCGACCCTCCTCGTGTTCACGCTCACAGTCTGGTGGGACGTCACTGCACCGAGAACGGCACCTGCACGCTCGATGTCGGCCCCAACGACCTCACCGCCTC ATTCAGTAACCTGGGGATCCTCCATGTGACCAAGAAAGGTGTGGTGGATGTTCTGAGCCGAAGACTgcgagaagagaggaagagacagaaggGAGCTCACTATCACCTGACAG AGGCGGAGGAGCACTCTATCCTTAAGGAGGCCAAGGAGCTGGGGAAGGCGATGGACCTGAACATCGTCAGGTTGAAGTTCACCGCCTACCTGCAGGACAGTAACGGAGGCTTCACCAGAGGGCTGAAACCAGTCGTCTCCGACTGCATCTACGACAGCA AGTCACCAAACGCCTCCAACCTGAAGATCTCTCGGATGGATAAGACATGTGGCTCGGTGCTTGGAGGAGACGAGATCTTCCTGCTCTGCGACAAAGTCCAGAAAG ATGACATTGAGATCCGTTTTTAtgaggaggatgatgaaggAGGCTGGGAGGCATTCGGTGACTTCTCACCTACAGACGTCCACAAACAG TACGCCATCGTCTTCAAAACACCGCCCTACCACAGCGCAGAGATCGAGCGGCCCGTCACCGTCTTCCTGCAGCTGAAGAGGAAAAAGGCCGGCGACAGCAGCGACCCCAAACAGTTCACCTACATACCACAGGTCCAAG ACAAAGAAGAGGTGCTGAGGAAGAAACAGAAGCCGCTGCCTCACTATGAAccctggagaggaggaggaggaggaggaggaggaagaggcggaggagctggaggatttggaggaggaggaggagctggaggagcaggaggaggaggag GATTCCAGTTCAACCAGCAGatgaatggaggaggaggaggaggaggaaccgGCGGAGTCTTCTTCCCGGGAGGCTTCACAGGCTTCGGCGGAGGGGCTCAGATGTCAGGCTCCGCCCCTCAGACAGGGGTTACCCAGcaacagacagagggagagacaggaggacagacaggaggacagactggctcaccactacagcagcagctgtttcagCTCG CCGCCGCCCTCCACAGCCGAGCCTCTCAGAGCGCCAGACAGACGGCTGCCGCCTTGCTGCAGTACTGCAGCACCGGGGATGTCCGCGTCCTTCTGGCAATCCAGAGACACCTCTGTGGCGTCCAGGACGGCAACGGAGACAC TCCTTTGCACCTGGCCATCATCCATCAGCAGACAGGTGTGATCCAGCAGCTGATCCACACTctgctcagcagtcagcagcagaACATCCTCAACACGGCCAACCACCTCCGACAG ACTCCTCTCCACCTGGCGGTGATCACCCGGCAGGTGAAGGTGGTGGAGGTGCTGCTAAGGGCGGGGGCCGACCCCAGCCTGCTGGACAAAGATGGCCGCAGTCCGCTCCACCTGGCGGCGCTGGCTGGAGACAACGCCACGCTCCGCCCCCTGCTGGCTCACCTGGGAGAACGCCATGCCCACCTGGTCAACACTCCGGATTTCCACG gtCTCCATCCTCTCCACTTGGCGGTGAGGCGGGACGGCGAGCGCTGCCTCCGCCTCCTGGTGGAGGGCGGAGCCAAAATCAATGCACCTGAGCAGAAGAGCGGAAACACCGCCCTCCACCTGGCTGTGAGGGAAAACCTGTTCAAGGTGGCCTGCACGCTCATCACAgag ctgAAGGCCGACGTTAACGCCAGCACGTTCGGAGGAAACACACCTCTGCACCTGGCCGCCAGTCTGGGCTCACCGACCCTCTGCTCCATGCTTATCGCTGcag GTGCTGATAAAAACGTGGAGAACGACGAGCCACtcttcttcagctcctcctcgGACGAAGAGCAGGACGAAGACGAACCAATCAGAGAGCAAGAGGCCGCCTCACAGCCAACCAACCCTCGCAAGAGACCAGCAGGAGGACACACACCCCTGGACCTCGCCAAGTGCCAAAAG gTGAGGAACCTGTTAAACTCCAGGCAGAGTCCGAAGTCGAGTCGTCACAGCAGTAAGAAGATGAAACCGAGCAGCTCTGAAG AGGCGGAGGCGTCGGGGCTGGACGAGGACACGCTGTCCCGGCTGGTGGAGGTCCTGAGTGTCGGAGACGTTCCCTGGAGGAAACTGGCGGAGAAGCTGGGGATGATGACGCTGACTCACCTGTACATGGACAGTCCGACGCCCTGccaccacctgctgcagcaCTACCAG CTGGGTGGAGGTGCGGTCGAAGGTCTGGTTGACGCTCTTCAGTCTCTCGGTCTGACAGAAGGAGTCCGACTGCTGAGACACGCCGAGCTACGAGACGACAAACACAgcacag ACGCCACGGTTGACAGCGGCTTCGGCAGCCAGccaatggaggaggaggaggagcctcCTGTGGCCAATCAGTGA
- the nfkb2 gene encoding nuclear factor NF-kappa-B p100 subunit isoform X2, translating into MTEAQFINVYDNDLQMNLMQYDYIPPVDIKTEPYIPETAHGPYIQIIEEPKQRGFRFRYECEGPSHGGLPGASSEKNRRTYPTVKINNYMGHARVEVQLVTHTDPPRVHAHSLVGRHCTENGTCTLDVGPNDLTASFSNLGILHVTKKGVVDVLSRRLREERKRQKGAHYHLTEAEEHSILKEAKELGKAMDLNIVRLKFTAYLQDSNGGFTRGLKPVVSDCIYDSKSPNASNLKISRMDKTCGSVLGGDEIFLLCDKVQKDDIEIRFYEEDDEGGWEAFGDFSPTDVHKQYAIVFKTPPYHSAEIERPVTVFLQLKRKKAGDSSDPKQFTYIPQVQDKEEVLRKKQKPLPHYEPWRGGGGGGGGRGGGAGGFGGGGGAGGAGGGGGFQFNQQMNGGGGGGGTGGVFFPGGFTGFGGGAQMSGSAPQTGVTQQQTEGETGGQTGGQTGSPLQQQLFQLAAALHSRASQSARQTAAALLQYCSTGDVRVLLAIQRHLCGVQDGNGDTPLHLAIIHQQTGVIQQLIHTLLSSQQQNILNTANHLRQTPLHLAVITRQVKVVEVLLRAGADPSLLDKDGRSPLHLAALAGDNATLRPLLAHLGERHAHLVNTPDFHGLHPLHLAVRRDGERCLRLLVEGGAKINAPEQKSGNTALHLAVRENLFKVACTLITELKADVNASTFGGNTPLHLAASLGSPTLCSMLIAAGADKNVENDEPLFFSSSSDEEQDEDEPIREQEAASQPTNPRKRPAGGHTPLDLAKCQKVRNLLNSRQSPKSSRHSSKKMKPSSSEEAEASGLDEDTLSRLVEVLSVGDVPWRKLAEKLGMMTLTHLYMDSPTPCHHLLQHYQLGGGAVEGLVDALQSLGLTEGVRLLRHAELRDDKHSTDATVDSGFGSQPMEEEEEPPVANQ; encoded by the exons AGGGGCTTTCGTTTCCGTTATGAGTGTGAGGGTCCGTCCCATGGCGGGCTCCCAGGGGCCTCCAGCGAGAAGAACAGGAGAACCTACCCGACCGTGAAG atTAATAACTACATGGGTCACGCCCGGGTGGAGGTCCAGCTGGTGACCCACACCGACCCTCCTCGTGTTCACGCTCACAGTCTGGTGGGACGTCACTGCACCGAGAACGGCACCTGCACGCTCGATGTCGGCCCCAACGACCTCACCGCCTC ATTCAGTAACCTGGGGATCCTCCATGTGACCAAGAAAGGTGTGGTGGATGTTCTGAGCCGAAGACTgcgagaagagaggaagagacagaaggGAGCTCACTATCACCTGACAG AGGCGGAGGAGCACTCTATCCTTAAGGAGGCCAAGGAGCTGGGGAAGGCGATGGACCTGAACATCGTCAGGTTGAAGTTCACCGCCTACCTGCAGGACAGTAACGGAGGCTTCACCAGAGGGCTGAAACCAGTCGTCTCCGACTGCATCTACGACAGCA AGTCACCAAACGCCTCCAACCTGAAGATCTCTCGGATGGATAAGACATGTGGCTCGGTGCTTGGAGGAGACGAGATCTTCCTGCTCTGCGACAAAGTCCAGAAAG ATGACATTGAGATCCGTTTTTAtgaggaggatgatgaaggAGGCTGGGAGGCATTCGGTGACTTCTCACCTACAGACGTCCACAAACAG TACGCCATCGTCTTCAAAACACCGCCCTACCACAGCGCAGAGATCGAGCGGCCCGTCACCGTCTTCCTGCAGCTGAAGAGGAAAAAGGCCGGCGACAGCAGCGACCCCAAACAGTTCACCTACATACCACAGGTCCAAG ACAAAGAAGAGGTGCTGAGGAAGAAACAGAAGCCGCTGCCTCACTATGAAccctggagaggaggaggaggaggaggaggaggaagaggcggaggagctggaggatttggaggaggaggaggagctggaggagcaggaggaggaggag GATTCCAGTTCAACCAGCAGatgaatggaggaggaggaggaggaggaaccgGCGGAGTCTTCTTCCCGGGAGGCTTCACAGGCTTCGGCGGAGGGGCTCAGATGTCAGGCTCCGCCCCTCAGACAGGGGTTACCCAGcaacagacagagggagagacaggaggacagacaggaggacagactggctcaccactacagcagcagctgtttcagCTCG CCGCCGCCCTCCACAGCCGAGCCTCTCAGAGCGCCAGACAGACGGCTGCCGCCTTGCTGCAGTACTGCAGCACCGGGGATGTCCGCGTCCTTCTGGCAATCCAGAGACACCTCTGTGGCGTCCAGGACGGCAACGGAGACAC TCCTTTGCACCTGGCCATCATCCATCAGCAGACAGGTGTGATCCAGCAGCTGATCCACACTctgctcagcagtcagcagcagaACATCCTCAACACGGCCAACCACCTCCGACAG ACTCCTCTCCACCTGGCGGTGATCACCCGGCAGGTGAAGGTGGTGGAGGTGCTGCTAAGGGCGGGGGCCGACCCCAGCCTGCTGGACAAAGATGGCCGCAGTCCGCTCCACCTGGCGGCGCTGGCTGGAGACAACGCCACGCTCCGCCCCCTGCTGGCTCACCTGGGAGAACGCCATGCCCACCTGGTCAACACTCCGGATTTCCACG gtCTCCATCCTCTCCACTTGGCGGTGAGGCGGGACGGCGAGCGCTGCCTCCGCCTCCTGGTGGAGGGCGGAGCCAAAATCAATGCACCTGAGCAGAAGAGCGGAAACACCGCCCTCCACCTGGCTGTGAGGGAAAACCTGTTCAAGGTGGCCTGCACGCTCATCACAgag ctgAAGGCCGACGTTAACGCCAGCACGTTCGGAGGAAACACACCTCTGCACCTGGCCGCCAGTCTGGGCTCACCGACCCTCTGCTCCATGCTTATCGCTGcag GTGCTGATAAAAACGTGGAGAACGACGAGCCACtcttcttcagctcctcctcgGACGAAGAGCAGGACGAAGACGAACCAATCAGAGAGCAAGAGGCCGCCTCACAGCCAACCAACCCTCGCAAGAGACCAGCAGGAGGACACACACCCCTGGACCTCGCCAAGTGCCAAAAG gTGAGGAACCTGTTAAACTCCAGGCAGAGTCCGAAGTCGAGTCGTCACAGCAGTAAGAAGATGAAACCGAGCAGCTCTGAAG AGGCGGAGGCGTCGGGGCTGGACGAGGACACGCTGTCCCGGCTGGTGGAGGTCCTGAGTGTCGGAGACGTTCCCTGGAGGAAACTGGCGGAGAAGCTGGGGATGATGACGCTGACTCACCTGTACATGGACAGTCCGACGCCCTGccaccacctgctgcagcaCTACCAG CTGGGTGGAGGTGCGGTCGAAGGTCTGGTTGACGCTCTTCAGTCTCTCGGTCTGACAGAAGGAGTCCGACTGCTGAGACACGCCGAGCTACGAGACGACAAACACAgcacag ACGCCACGGTTGACAGCGGCTTCGGCAGCCAGccaatggaggaggaggaggagcctcCTGTGGCCAATCAGTGA